In the genome of Synchiropus splendidus isolate RoL2022-P1 chromosome 2, RoL_Sspl_1.0, whole genome shotgun sequence, the window TGTTTGATATTGATGGGAGTGGGAATACCGCCGGTGCAGCGTAAAACTCAAAAGCTTAGCTCAGTTCTTTATCTTCTGGCATTATTTGTCAGCTTTCATTTTCCACACACAACAAGACACCAATGAGAGTGTCTAAACCAAACCGTattatcacattttattttgcacaTTACATTGCATTCATGAGTAAACAATTCAGAGGTTTACATACATATGACTCATCTAATCTGATCCTTCCTCACCATGTTGATGTGTCATCTTGGTACCAATCATTTTAGTCATCATAACTGACCAGAAAACAGGGAAAGTTTCATCTGTTACAGTGTCAGAGAGAAGTCTGTCTTGTCATGTGTTGAATAAATGAGAAGCTGCATAAAGCACATTCACttgcacaacaacaacaacaaagagcgACGGCTCTCTCCACAGAGACTGATGAATCCCTGAAAAGGTCTCCACCCAGAAAGTCTTTGCCAAATCACTACCTCACTGGGAAAGCCAATAAAAAGTCAAAAGCCCACCGTTACCTCCATCTGCTGACAGTCATGACACAGCAGTGATCGGGTTATTTATACTGCTAATCGGTTAATCCCTCAGGACATGCACAGGCCTGGGAAAAGCACATGGGTGGCCTCAAAGATGACGGGACAAGGACAAGGTGCGGTTGCGTGTTCTGAGGAGGTCAAACAAAGGGAGGAATCTCCTCTACTACAGGTGAACCTTCGACACACAAAGCTCTTGTTCTCAGGAGACTGTCTGAAACCTGTGCTTGCTGCCTGCAGGCTTGTTTCTAAGTGGGGAATTCAAACAGGAAATTAAAGCAGGTACACCACAATCTGAATTCAGTCTGTGTAACTCAGTTCCTCTACTACCCTGAAGCGGCTGACTTTTTGCTTCTCCAACTGGCATCATTTTTCCCAGCTACAATGCAGGCTTCCCCTCCAGGACACACGACCGGAGTGGGATGCATCTTGATCTAACTTGCACACCTTCTTTTCCATGCTGCTCAGTGagctgcagcctgccacctgACCATGACAGATAGATGGTGCAAGAAGTGAAAACCCCATTTTACTATGGGCCTCAGAGATTAGCAGGAAGCAGATCAGGTGAGAGGATTGCAGGTAGACTCATTAATCTGAACGGCTGGCAGCTATGCAAGTGGGCATGTAACCTTCATTGGAACGGTAAGCTCCACACTAAAACAAAGCTCCACAAAAGGGCTTCCTTTCTTTCGACATTCTGGTTATCAATGACCACAGCAGAGAAGGGGCACTTCAGCGGGATCGGACGTCATCATTAGCAGGTGGACTCAGGTAGATCAAGCCTACTGTCCAGGTGGGAACTCATCGAGAAGTTCGTCTCCTTGTGCGCCCAGATCATAACTGAACTTGATTTTACGCATGGTTCACGAAGACGATCGGATCAGATCACTGAGTGTAAGGCCACGGCCTTGACAAACTTATGTCACGCGAGACATTCGAAACATGAAATACCAAACCAGGTTAATGACACAAATAAATAGGACCGAGGTGCACTTACGAGTCCTGAACTTGGGTTCGAGGAGGTTCCGGGCCAGCGGTCCGACTCGCTGCCACACCCGTCTGCAGAACATCTTGGCCCGTTTGTAGCTGCAGGTGAGTTGTTCTGACCAGCAGTCGCCACTCCGCTCTGGGATCAGAGGCGGCTGTGGGCTGGCCCAGACAAACCTTGTCACAGCGCCCCCCTTCACTTTCGGGAGGCAGCTCACATGGGAGGCGCTTGGATGCTGCGGATCCAACAGTTGATTCTTCGTTGAAGATGACGAAGATTGTCCGCTCAGAGCTGCCGCCCGAGCTTGAACACTCCCCGGTGGGAATCTAAGCCGCTACATCACAGCGTTGGGTTGGGAGTGGAGGACTCATTCGGTCCTGGCCGAGAGACTCAACTGGGGCAACAGTAGACAGTTGAATAGTTTCTAAAGCAATTCAACTGTGTGATGTCGCGAAACAGGAACGGAGCTCAATACACGTTCACGGTAACCAGCACCAAGCAAACCTGAATTCCACGTTCAACACTGAGCTCATAACCTGAACTAAGGTGCAGCTTTTCTCAATCGTGAGGGAAAATaacacatctttttttaatcacacagTGATATAAAATAGGATGAACATTCCTTTACCCCAAAATGACCGTTACCATCAACTCACCAAAGCCGTCATGGCTATTGTAGTATTGTGGGAAACGTGTTCGTCACATGACTATTGTCATCCCATTATGACGTTGTAGCAGCCAGGACTGACGGGGTGGCGGTGTTTGGAacagccactagagggcgacatGGTGGTATTGTGGAGTGCTGCAAGAGACTCTCTGCCGGTGTTCCCATATAAAATTGACTGAATTATAGTGAAGCAACAAACGCAGCGACAAATAAGTTCAGCCCAGCTCGTTATAAGTCTGTATTGACTTGTTAATCTTAGACACTGTGTTTTGGAATGAAGTATTCACATTGCATGCCAGCTATGCAATGAAACATGTTGTGGACAATGAACCAGAGGAAGTGTGACCCCATGACCCCTGTGCGTCCTGTCTTCACGACCACGGAGTCACCTTAGTACCTGTTCCGACTATCGCGATCATCTCAAAGGTCCCACAGAAGACAAGTGAAAGAGGAGTTGTTCCTCTCTGTATGTGTATGCTGTAGCCTGGCAGACAACTCTGAAGTGAGCTCAGGCTTGACACAAAAACTGACACAGAAATGCTAAAATCGTGAATCAACTGTTTACTTTGCTCAGAAGGGCTGTTTTCCAGTGAACCAAGGGTCTTGCACATAAGTGAGAAATGTTGAATctaggtgacacacacacacacacacacacacacacacacacacacacacacacacacacacacacacacacacacacacacacacacacacacacacacacacacacacacacacacacacacacacacacacacacacacacacacacacacacacacacacaccttccccTGTCATATGACTGTGTGAATCATGGATTTGTCACCCAATCACAGCACGTGGTCCACTGTGTGGACACTGGAGCACATGTGACTGCTGTGgtcttttaaatgtcatgtaTGCTCCTCACTCACCAACAGCAGAAGCTTCTTGGACAAGACAGTTAAAAGTGAACAGATTGTTTTATTAAGTGGCCTTCAAttatgtcattaaaaaaaaaaacatacacagaATGACATGGATGAATATCACAGTCTTGTGAGGAGCACTCTGATGTCGAGCGTGACGGACACATTCCGGTCCTTCACAAAAGAGAACTGACTCTCAGCAGCACGACCACGTGTTCTCCACGCTTTTCTTGTCCATGATTTTAAAAGAGCTGTTGTGCTGTGGAGACTGCATTGCAGAGACCGTCTTCTGGCCCTTCAATTTAGCACCCACGGCCATGACCACATCCTCCACGCTGTGCTGATGGTATGCCTCCCGGTGCACATGAGGACACTGTCCCACTGCTTGTTTGGCAGAGGTCTcgaaaaatgtcatgttatgtACCTTGGCGAAACTCATGGCCCGCTCCTGGCTCACCTGGCCCATGGGGTTGCTGTGGTTACGCAGATCGCTCTTGTTCCCCACCAAAAACCTGAGGAACAGAACCGCTGACAATGTTGGTGACACACTATATTCttcaaaaatgacttcatatggAATGTTATCCAGCATTTTGCATGTGTTCCATGTTGGCATTGCAGTTGCAGACTGAGCTGCTGCCATGCTATCATTCGGGCGCCGCATCGGGTCGATACCAGATACAAggattggtgcatccctaaGTCAAACCTCAGGTAAGAGCTGGTATAAGGCTGTGTGTCCTCACCTGGGAATCTCCTGACCTAGTGAATTCTGCCTGCATTCTTCTATCCAGGCTGCAAGGCTGTTAAAGCTGGCCAGACAAGTGACATCATAGACAAAAAGAACAGCGTGGACATTCCTGTAGTAGTGCTGCACCATGGATTTACGGAATCGCTCCTGTCCGGCTGTGTCCCACAGCTGCAGCTAAGAGGGAGGGAAGAGGGAGAATTTAAGGAAAATGACTTTCATCAAACACAACTGTGACACATGGTAACTTGACAGATACTCATGTTTGAAACGTGCTAACATATCCTGTGAGCATTTGGCAATAGCACCTCATCTGGCTTTCAGTCTGAGGACATAGAGCTGGAATGGGCGTCCGCTGGTGACGGGCCAGCCTGGGTTAGTGcctgtcacaacagcagtgttCGAACTCAGTGGCAGAACCCTGAGGTGATGATCCAGCTGAAGTAGAAGCATTACAAAGCACTAGGGACTTGTGGG includes:
- the LOC128753670 gene encoding ras-related protein Rab-33B-like translates to MESSCELSASLSSVSSLLTRCRTFKVLVIGDSAVGKTCLTHRLCGGEFPCRVEATIGVDFRERLLEIDGGKIKLQLWDTAGQERFRKSMVQHYYRNVHAVLFVYDVTCLASFNSLAAWIEECRQNSLGQEIPRFLVGNKSDLRNHSNPMGQVSQERAMSFAKVHNMTFFETSAKQAVGQCPHVHREAYHQHSVEDVVMAVGAKLKGQKTVSAMQSPQHNSSFKIMDKKSVENTWSCC